A genomic segment from Candidatus Korarchaeum cryptofilum OPF8 encodes:
- a CDS encoding saccharopine dehydrogenase family protein yields MAVFGAGSVGRAIIYDLYERVTGSNLLVVDANPSNLEAASKIASKAEFKKVDLKDVDDFYRIMKDVDIAVNSLPGRFGKLSWVASIKAKTDLVDVSYSEDDPTYYHVQAGEAGVTIVPDAGVAPGLSNMMAGRAYAQLEEVKELKIYVGGIPERPIPPLGYLVTWSPEDLIEEYVRDARLIESGSLTKKPALSDLERIYIPEIGELEAFLTDGLRTMLKTLKGVEFMAEKTLRWPGHAEKIELLRTLGYFSKEPISNSEGITPAHVTARLFREKLKGDSKDLVILIVQAKGRRSPSNMEIEYRMIDRYDEATGLTALARTTAFSATGIVKLIAEGSIPGPGVLPPEVIGMDENLFALMAEWLSWRGIRIVERVTESRMIPST; encoded by the coding sequence GTGGCAGTTTTCGGAGCGGGGTCCGTTGGAAGGGCAATAATTTACGACCTATATGAGAGAGTGACGGGATCCAATCTGCTAGTTGTGGACGCCAATCCTTCTAATCTGGAGGCGGCATCTAAAATAGCGAGTAAGGCGGAGTTTAAGAAAGTGGATCTGAAGGATGTAGATGATTTCTACAGGATAATGAAGGATGTGGATATAGCTGTCAATTCCCTCCCCGGGAGGTTCGGGAAGCTCTCCTGGGTGGCCTCTATAAAGGCCAAAACCGATTTAGTTGATGTATCTTACTCTGAGGACGATCCTACTTACTACCACGTCCAAGCGGGTGAGGCGGGCGTAACGATAGTCCCTGACGCTGGCGTTGCCCCGGGGCTCAGCAACATGATGGCGGGAAGGGCTTACGCTCAGCTCGAGGAAGTGAAGGAACTCAAGATTTATGTTGGAGGTATCCCCGAGAGGCCAATCCCTCCCTTAGGCTATTTAGTGACTTGGAGCCCTGAGGACCTCATAGAGGAGTACGTTAGAGATGCTAGATTGATTGAGAGCGGATCCCTCACGAAGAAACCAGCTTTGAGCGATCTCGAGAGGATATACATACCCGAAATAGGGGAATTAGAAGCTTTCCTGACGGATGGATTGAGAACTATGCTTAAGACGTTGAAGGGAGTTGAGTTCATGGCTGAGAAGACTTTAAGGTGGCCTGGGCACGCGGAGAAGATAGAGCTCCTGAGGACACTGGGTTACTTCAGTAAGGAGCCCATATCGAATAGTGAGGGTATAACCCCAGCTCATGTGACTGCTAGACTATTCAGGGAGAAGCTCAAGGGAGATTCCAAGGATCTGGTCATTTTGATAGTGCAGGCGAAGGGGAGGAGGAGCCCCAGCAATATGGAGATAGAATACAGGATGATCGATAGGTACGATGAAGCCACTGGTTTAACTGCGCTCGCCAGGACTACTGCCTTCTCCGCTACGGGCATAGTTAAGTTGATCGCCGAGGGCTCTATCCCGGGCCCTGGCGTGCTCCCCCCCGAAGTGATCGGGATGGATGAGAATCTCTTCGCTCTGATGGCGGAGTGGCTCTCCTGGAGGGGCATCAGGATAGTTGAAAGGGTGACTGAGTCCAGGATGATACCATCCACCTGA
- a CDS encoding YbhB/YbcL family Raf kinase inhibitor-like protein, which produces MKSRSLIFLLVAILLIALILWGLGGSRRGGNVMGNFTLKSVFGNNETIPKKYTCDGDDLSPPLSWEGRPEGTVSYVLIVDDPDAPAGTFTHWVLYNIPGDLNSLPEGVPQGKEVKYGYQGRNDFGAYGYGGPCPPRGKPHRYFFKLYALDTKLDLPPGAKRGDVERAMKGHVIGEAQLIGLYGRG; this is translated from the coding sequence ATGAAGTCGAGATCCCTCATCTTCCTGCTGGTAGCTATCCTCCTGATAGCTCTAATTTTATGGGGTCTTGGCGGATCTAGGCGTGGGGGGAATGTTATGGGGAACTTCACCCTGAAGTCCGTTTTCGGCAATAATGAGACCATACCTAAGAAGTACACGTGCGATGGTGATGACTTATCCCCGCCACTGAGCTGGGAGGGGAGGCCTGAGGGGACCGTCAGCTACGTCCTCATAGTAGACGATCCAGACGCTCCTGCGGGCACCTTCACCCACTGGGTCCTCTACAACATACCCGGAGACCTCAACTCCCTCCCCGAGGGAGTGCCCCAGGGGAAGGAGGTCAAGTATGGATATCAGGGGAGGAACGATTTCGGGGCATACGGTTACGGTGGTCCTTGCCCTCCGAGAGGGAAGCCTCACAGGTATTTCTTCAAGTTATACGCCCTCGATACGAAATTGGATCTGCCGCCCGGAGCTAAAAGAGGGGATGTTGAGAGAGCGATGAAGGGGCATGTCATAGGGGAGGCTCAACTAATCGGCCTCTACGGGAGGGGCTAG
- a CDS encoding class I SAM-dependent methyltransferase — protein MSEIARIYDEIADSYFHFRSRPWPEVELVDSGPVLDLGCGSGRNASYLMKRGFEIICADISLGMLNMASRIFSGERVQCDAAFLPFRDGSFSTVLYIATLHHLEDDLRLRSLMEVRRVLKDGGKAIISVWALFQPRFFRKFPEMFLNFIRGGDFHDVYVPWRKGGRVFMRYYHLFTRSEFLSLLRKAGFSEIKYHKRSFRSRFFAENHVAVVRK, from the coding sequence ATGAGTGAGATAGCGAGGATTTATGATGAGATCGCGGATAGTTACTTCCATTTCAGGTCTAGGCCATGGCCTGAGGTTGAACTTGTGGACTCGGGACCCGTCCTCGATTTGGGATGCGGGAGCGGTAGAAATGCTTCCTATCTAATGAAGAGGGGTTTCGAGATAATATGCGCCGATATATCTTTGGGAATGCTCAATATGGCCTCTAGAATTTTTTCAGGGGAGAGAGTTCAATGTGATGCAGCTTTCCTGCCCTTCAGGGATGGATCCTTCTCAACAGTGCTTTACATAGCTACGCTGCATCATCTGGAGGATGATCTCCGCTTGAGATCCCTTATGGAAGTCAGGAGAGTTTTAAAGGATGGAGGGAAAGCGATAATATCTGTTTGGGCTCTCTTTCAACCTAGGTTCTTCAGAAAATTCCCCGAGATGTTCTTAAATTTCATCAGAGGAGGGGATTTTCACGACGTCTACGTGCCATGGAGGAAGGGTGGAAGGGTCTTCATGCGATACTACCACCTATTCACCAGATCAGAGTTCCTCTCCCTCCTGAGGAAGGCGGGCTTCTCTGAGATTAAGTATCACAAGAGGAGCTTCAGATCGAGATTCTTCGCTGAGAATCATGTTGCGGTGGTGAGGAAGTGA
- a CDS encoding isocitrate/isopropylmalate dehydrogenase family protein yields MRIAVIKGDGVGPEIMGATLSLLERYIGADFIEIKAGKSYFIEEGKPIEDNAIEKIRECDSLLKGPVATPTKGPSYPSVNTLLRREFKLYANVRPFRSYEGISIRRIDTILVRENLECLYYGWEVEDEDRAIAMRVITKRGAERISEFAFNLAKREGRGRVTAIHKRNILKRTDGLFLDAFYRVASKFDLRADDEIVDAAGYKLVKLDNAFDVMLTPNLYGDILSDVAAGVVGSIGLCGSAQIGEDFAAFEPIHGTGEDIAGKGVANPIGMIIAASMMLDWLWERGRSPKRGEKIREAVDSVIRDRILTPDLGGDFRTEQVVEKIVDRLRD; encoded by the coding sequence ATGAGGATAGCGGTGATAAAGGGGGATGGTGTCGGACCTGAGATAATGGGGGCAACTCTATCCCTACTTGAGAGATATATTGGAGCTGATTTCATTGAGATAAAAGCCGGAAAATCTTATTTCATTGAAGAAGGAAAGCCGATTGAGGATAATGCCATTGAAAAGATAAGAGAGTGCGACTCCCTACTCAAGGGCCCAGTAGCTACTCCAACGAAGGGTCCAAGTTATCCTAGTGTCAACACACTTCTGAGGAGGGAGTTCAAGCTATACGCGAACGTGAGGCCCTTCAGGAGCTACGAGGGTATCTCAATTAGGAGGATCGACACGATATTAGTGAGGGAGAATCTGGAGTGCCTTTACTACGGATGGGAGGTGGAGGATGAGGATAGGGCTATAGCGATGAGAGTCATAACTAAAAGGGGTGCTGAGAGGATCTCAGAATTCGCATTCAATCTAGCTAAGAGGGAGGGGAGGGGGAGGGTGACCGCCATACATAAGAGGAACATACTCAAGAGGACGGATGGCCTCTTCCTAGATGCCTTCTATAGAGTGGCATCTAAGTTCGATCTGAGGGCTGATGATGAAATAGTGGATGCGGCTGGCTATAAATTGGTCAAACTGGATAACGCTTTCGATGTGATGCTCACACCGAACCTCTATGGGGATATACTATCCGATGTAGCAGCGGGAGTAGTGGGAAGCATAGGGCTCTGCGGTTCAGCTCAAATAGGTGAGGATTTCGCAGCATTCGAGCCCATCCATGGTACTGGGGAGGATATAGCTGGGAAGGGGGTAGCCAATCCCATAGGGATGATAATAGCAGCTTCAATGATGCTGGATTGGCTTTGGGAGAGAGGAAGGAGCCCTAAGAGAGGGGAAAAGATAAGGGAAGCGGTAGACTCCGTGATAAGGGATAGGATACTCACTCCAGATCTGGGAGGTGACTTCAGGACGGAGCAGGTCGTGGAAAAAATAGTGGATAGGTTGAGGGACTAG
- a CDS encoding LeuD/DmdB family oxidoreductase small subunit, with translation MIVGRVWRLGDDITTDHIIPGRLKYSSGSLEDMKKYVFNDLIPNFHESVKPGDVIVAGKNFGYGSSREHAARLLKIVGIGAVIASSFARIFYRNAVNVGLPVIEAEIEADQWDIVKVHLEEGKIENITKSLVFTFKPFPREILEIFEEGGIVEYFRRRGKFPWE, from the coding sequence TTGATAGTGGGCAGGGTCTGGAGGCTGGGGGACGATATAACCACGGATCACATAATACCGGGGAGGCTGAAGTACTCCTCCGGTAGCTTGGAGGATATGAAGAAGTACGTATTCAACGATCTGATACCCAACTTCCATGAATCCGTTAAGCCTGGGGACGTGATAGTAGCCGGTAAGAACTTCGGTTACGGTTCAAGTAGGGAGCATGCTGCTAGATTGTTGAAGATAGTGGGCATAGGGGCTGTAATAGCCTCTAGCTTCGCTAGGATATTCTACAGGAATGCCGTGAACGTAGGTCTGCCGGTGATAGAGGCTGAGATAGAAGCCGATCAATGGGATATAGTCAAAGTGCATCTTGAGGAGGGGAAGATAGAGAATATCACAAAATCCCTCGTCTTCACCTTCAAACCTTTCCCCAGGGAGATACTGGAGATATTCGAGGAGGGCGGCATCGTGGAGTACTTCAGGAGGAGGGGTAAGTTCCCTTGGGAGTGA
- a CDS encoding RAD55 family ATPase, with protein MERIKLGLEPLDALVPDGMIRGSLVGIFGETGTGKSVILNELAFRFLQRGENVLFVLLEDLPFSRILSFDALGFDIRRYLGEGKLKFLDCFSYRLRGFDVEMEPYLEGNVIEAEDPRNPESVWEEIFSRAKEIRGKGVVLIDSMTEFLTIAPDASVLLDLMKTAKALLCRYYGIPIIYSFHFGFYDDFRFQIEVFSDGVIDLRFNPEVVNNALVKQIRVRRMSGSRHRTEWLTFDVESGKGIVSVK; from the coding sequence TTGGAGAGGATTAAGCTGGGGTTGGAGCCTCTGGATGCTTTAGTGCCAGACGGTATGATCAGAGGGAGCCTCGTTGGAATCTTCGGTGAGACCGGAACTGGGAAAAGCGTCATACTTAATGAATTAGCTTTCAGATTCCTGCAGAGGGGGGAGAATGTCCTCTTCGTTTTACTCGAGGATTTACCTTTCTCCAGGATCCTGAGCTTCGATGCCCTCGGTTTCGATATAAGAAGGTACTTGGGGGAGGGGAAGCTCAAGTTCCTGGACTGCTTCTCCTACAGGTTGAGGGGCTTCGATGTGGAGATGGAACCCTACCTAGAGGGGAACGTAATAGAGGCAGAGGATCCCAGGAACCCTGAGAGCGTGTGGGAGGAGATCTTCAGTAGGGCTAAGGAGATCAGGGGGAAAGGGGTTGTTCTAATAGATTCCATGACGGAATTCCTCACGATAGCTCCCGATGCTTCAGTCCTCCTAGATCTCATGAAGACAGCTAAAGCTTTACTCTGCAGGTACTATGGAATTCCCATCATATACAGCTTCCACTTCGGATTCTACGACGACTTCAGGTTCCAGATAGAGGTCTTCTCGGATGGCGTAATAGACTTGAGGTTCAATCCGGAGGTCGTGAATAACGCTTTAGTCAAGCAGATCAGGGTCAGGAGGATGAGTGGATCTAGGCATAGGACAGAATGGCTGACTTTCGATGTTGAGAGTGGTAAGGGGATAGTCTCGGTGAAGTGA